In one Parageobacillus genomosp. 1 genomic region, the following are encoded:
- a CDS encoding universal stress protein: protein MTMTYKTIVVAVDGSKEAEWAFKKAVQIAKRNNAKLILSHVIDLRSFAPLEVYDSTAVERSEEYAKELLSGYQQQALAAGLNDVVIDIEFGSPKVKIARDVAQKYKADLIVCGATGLNAVERLLIGSVSEHITRYAKCDVLVVRTEKE, encoded by the coding sequence ATGACGATGACGTACAAAACGATTGTCGTTGCCGTAGACGGTTCCAAAGAAGCGGAATGGGCATTCAAAAAAGCGGTCCAAATTGCTAAACGTAATAACGCGAAACTCATTCTTTCTCATGTTATTGATTTACGGAGCTTTGCCCCCCTTGAAGTGTATGACAGCACTGCCGTTGAACGGTCTGAAGAATACGCAAAAGAGCTTTTAAGTGGTTACCAACAACAAGCATTGGCTGCTGGATTAAACGATGTTGTCATCGATATTGAATTTGGTTCCCCAAAAGTAAAAATCGCTAGAGATGTAGCGCAAAAATATAAAGCTGACTTGATCGTCTGTGGAGCAACAGGATTAAACGCAGTCGAACGCCTGTTAATTGGAAGCGTTTCCGAACATATCACCCGCTATGCGAAATGCGATGTGCTTGTTGTGCGAACCGAAAAAGAATAA
- the argH gene encoding argininosuccinate lyase, translated as MKKLWGGRFTKTAEEWVDEFGASIPFDQELVEEDIEGSIAHVTMLGKCGILPNEDVEKIKNGLLTLLEKAKQGKLEFSVAYEDIHLNIEKMLIDEIGPVGGKLHTGRSRNDQVATDMHLYLRKRVTEIITLIGQLQKVLVEKAEEHVETIVPGYTHLQRAQPISFAHHLLAYFWMLERDRERFRESLKRINKSPLGAGALAGTTFPIDRYMTAELLGFDGIYENSIDAVSDRDFIIEFLSNSAMLMMHLSRFCEELILWSSQEFQFVEIDDAFATGSSIMPQKKNPDMAELIRGKTGRVYGNLFGLLTVMKGTPLAYNKDMQEDKEGMFDTVKTVIGSLKIFAGMIETMKVNVDVMEKATKQDFSNATELADYLANKGVPFREAHEIVGKLVLTCIEKGVFLADLPLDVYKEASPLFEEDIYEALKPYTAVNRRNSAGGTGFSEVRKALEKAKKIANTP; from the coding sequence GTGAAAAAGCTTTGGGGAGGACGGTTTACGAAAACAGCGGAAGAATGGGTCGACGAATTTGGCGCGTCGATCCCATTCGACCAAGAGCTGGTGGAAGAAGATATCGAAGGCAGCATCGCCCACGTGACGATGCTCGGGAAATGCGGAATTTTGCCAAATGAAGATGTAGAGAAAATCAAAAATGGACTGCTTACTTTGCTCGAAAAAGCGAAGCAAGGGAAGCTGGAGTTTTCCGTTGCCTATGAAGATATTCATTTAAATATTGAAAAAATGCTTATCGATGAAATCGGTCCTGTAGGCGGGAAGCTGCATACCGGAAGAAGCCGCAATGACCAAGTGGCGACCGATATGCATTTATATTTGCGCAAGCGCGTTACCGAAATTATCACGCTGATCGGGCAATTGCAGAAAGTACTTGTGGAAAAAGCAGAGGAGCATGTGGAGACGATTGTGCCGGGATATACGCATTTGCAGCGGGCTCAGCCGATCTCGTTCGCCCATCATTTGCTTGCCTATTTTTGGATGTTAGAGCGTGATCGTGAGCGGTTCCGCGAGTCATTAAAGCGCATTAATAAGTCACCGCTTGGCGCAGGAGCGCTTGCCGGCACGACGTTTCCAATCGACCGTTATATGACCGCGGAATTGCTTGGATTTGACGGCATTTATGAAAACAGTATCGATGCGGTAAGCGACCGCGATTTCATCATTGAGTTTTTAAGCAACAGTGCCATGCTGATGATGCATTTATCCCGTTTTTGCGAGGAGCTCATTCTTTGGTCGAGCCAGGAGTTCCAATTCGTTGAAATTGATGATGCGTTTGCGACAGGCAGCAGCATTATGCCGCAAAAGAAAAATCCTGATATGGCCGAGTTAATCCGCGGCAAAACGGGACGGGTGTACGGAAATTTGTTTGGGCTGTTGACTGTGATGAAAGGAACACCGCTCGCGTATAACAAAGATATGCAGGAAGATAAAGAAGGCATGTTTGATACGGTAAAAACGGTGATTGGCTCGCTGAAAATTTTCGCCGGCATGATCGAAACGATGAAAGTCAATGTGGACGTGATGGAAAAAGCGACAAAACAAGATTTTTCAAACGCGACCGAGCTAGCCGACTATTTGGCCAATAAAGGAGTGCCATTCCGCGAAGCGCACGAAATCGTGGGCAAGCTCGTGCTGACATGCATTGAAAAAGGCGTATTTTTAGCGGATTTGCCGCTTGATGTCTATAAAGAAGCGTCACCGTTGTTTGAAGAAGATATATATGAAGCGCTTAAGCCATACACCGCTGTTAACCGCCGCAATAGCGCGGGTGGAACAGGGTTTTCCGAAGTAAGAAAAGCGTTGGAAAAAGCTAAAAAAATAGCGAACACTCCGTAG
- a CDS encoding argininosuccinate synthase, whose protein sequence is MANPKLVLAYSGGLDTSVAIKWLQERGYDVIACCLDLGEGKDLDFVKEKALKVGAIKSYVIDVKEEFANEYALIALQAHALYEGKYPLVSALSRPLIAKKLVEIAELEGAVAVAHGCTGKGNDQVRFEVSIKALNPNLDVIAPVREWSWSREEEIEYAKKHGIPIPVDLDSPFSIDQNLWGRSNECGILEDPWAAPPEEAYELTAALENTPDVPEIIEIGFEQGVPTTLNGQTYSLAQLILKLNALAGKHGVGRIDHVENRLVGIKSREVYECPGAMTLIKAHKELEDLTLVKEVAHFKPIIEQKLAEVIYNGLWFSPIKDALVAFLKETQKNVTGVVRVKLFKGHAIVEGRKSEFSLYDEKLATYTAEDEFDHQAAVGFISLYGLPTKVYSIVNNQKKVTV, encoded by the coding sequence ATGGCTAATCCGAAATTGGTGCTGGCGTATTCCGGAGGCTTAGATACATCGGTTGCAATTAAATGGCTGCAGGAGCGAGGCTATGATGTCATCGCCTGCTGTTTAGACCTTGGCGAAGGAAAAGATCTCGATTTCGTAAAGGAAAAAGCGTTAAAAGTCGGGGCGATTAAATCGTATGTCATTGATGTGAAGGAAGAATTTGCGAATGAATACGCGCTTATCGCCTTGCAGGCGCATGCGCTTTATGAAGGAAAATATCCGCTTGTATCCGCCTTATCGCGTCCACTGATCGCGAAAAAATTGGTGGAAATCGCGGAACTGGAAGGAGCAGTTGCCGTTGCCCACGGCTGCACCGGAAAAGGAAATGACCAAGTCCGTTTCGAAGTGTCGATTAAAGCGTTAAATCCAAACTTGGATGTTATCGCTCCGGTACGGGAATGGAGCTGGTCGCGCGAAGAGGAGATCGAATATGCGAAAAAACACGGCATTCCGATTCCAGTCGACCTTGACAGCCCGTTTTCCATTGACCAAAACTTATGGGGCAGAAGCAATGAGTGCGGTATTTTAGAAGACCCGTGGGCGGCTCCGCCGGAGGAGGCGTACGAACTGACGGCAGCGCTCGAGAATACGCCGGACGTCCCGGAAATCATTGAAATCGGTTTTGAACAAGGCGTGCCGACAACACTAAACGGTCAAACATATTCGCTTGCGCAGTTAATTTTGAAACTGAACGCGCTTGCCGGAAAACATGGTGTCGGGCGAATTGATCATGTCGAAAACCGCCTTGTCGGCATTAAGTCGCGGGAAGTATATGAATGTCCAGGAGCGATGACGCTGATTAAGGCGCACAAAGAACTGGAAGATTTAACGCTCGTCAAAGAAGTCGCGCACTTTAAGCCGATTATTGAACAAAAATTGGCGGAAGTTATTTATAACGGCTTATGGTTCTCGCCAATTAAAGATGCGCTTGTCGCTTTCTTAAAAGAAACGCAAAAAAACGTAACCGGCGTTGTGCGCGTGAAATTATTTAAAGGACACGCGATTGTGGAAGGAAGAAAATCGGAATTCTCCCTATATGATGAAAAGCTGGCAACCTATACGGCGGAAGACGAATTTGACCATCAAGCGGCTGTCGGGTTTATTTCCTTATACGGATTGCCGACGAAAGTATACAGCATCGTGAACAATCAAAAGAAGGTGACCGTGTGA